In a single window of the Etheostoma spectabile isolate EspeVRDwgs_2016 chromosome 3, UIUC_Espe_1.0, whole genome shotgun sequence genome:
- the LOC116684260 gene encoding chordin, which yields MSTSASFSWGILRPNYKTFSSTLTLEEENSGMGGLAMLTLSDTENNLHFILILQGLIKQKDKEPILVPIRVQLVYRQHILREIRVNITSHKQTVI from the exons atgtccacATCCGCCAGCTTTTCTTGGGGTATCCTCAGGCCTAATTACA AGACATTCAGTTCAACACTGACATTGGAGGAGGAGAACTCCGGCATGGGAGGCCTCGCCATGTTGACGCTGAGTGACACGGAGAACAACCTCCACTTCATCCTCATCCTTCAAGGCCTCatcaaacaaaaagacaaag AGCCCATTTTGGTGCCCATCCGAGTCCAGCTTGTGTACCGACAACACATCCTGAGAGAGATCCGAGTCAACATCACCTCACAT aAGCAAACTGTGATCTAG